One segment of Gammaproteobacteria bacterium DNA contains the following:
- a CDS encoding NAD(P)/FAD-dependent oxidoreductase, which produces MKERLVLIGNGMAGMRTVEELLALAPDKFDITVFGAEPHGNYNRIMLSPVLAGEKTVDQIMINDLNWYAEKGIRLHAGHAVVEIHRTRREVKSADGTVAPYDRLLLATGSNPFILPIPGNDLPGVIGFRDIHDVDAMLAAARTGKNAVVIGGGLLGLEAANGLMKQGMHVTVIHVLDTLMERQLDPVAADMLRVSLEERGLRFLMGAQTAALLGEERVRAVHFKDGLEIPTDLVVMAVGIRPNIELAKQTGIYCERGIVVNDTMQTYDPRVYAVGECVQHRGQCYGLVAPLWEQAKVCANHLARYGIGRYQGSVTSTKLKVTGIDLFSAGNFNGGPDCEEIVLRDPARGVYKKLVVKENRVQGAVLYGDTVDGSWYFQLLRENTDIGAFRETVLFGHAHMADSGRDGFSVMSMADDAEICGCNGVCKGAITKAIADKKLFTLDEVRAYTKASASCGSCTGLVEQILAATVGTIGKTPAEKPMCKCTEYSHDQVRQTIREQRLTSLRAVFKFLEWKTPDGCHSCRPAINFYLISTWPGEAQDDQQSRFINERVHANIQKDGTYSVVPRMWGGLTNPKELRAIADVADKFQIPTVKVTGGQRIDLLGVKKEDLPKVWADLNAAGMVSGHAYGKSLRTVKTCVGTDWCRFGTQDSTGLGVKLEKMTWGSWTPHKFKMAVSGCPRNCAEATIKDFGVVCVDSGYEIHVGGNGGIKIRGTDLLCKCATEEEVKEYCCAFMQLYREEGRYLERTAPWIERVGLSYVKSRIVEDEENRKALYARFLESQKYAQVDPWTERASGRVDAHEFQPLRQVG; this is translated from the coding sequence CGTCGAAATTCACCGCACGCGGCGCGAAGTCAAGTCTGCCGACGGAACGGTAGCGCCTTACGACCGGCTGTTGTTGGCGACCGGTTCCAATCCGTTTATTTTGCCGATTCCGGGTAACGACTTGCCGGGCGTGATCGGCTTCCGCGACATTCACGACGTGGATGCCATGCTGGCGGCGGCGCGCACCGGCAAAAACGCGGTGGTGATCGGCGGTGGCCTGCTGGGTCTGGAGGCCGCCAACGGACTGATGAAACAAGGGATGCACGTCACCGTTATCCATGTGCTCGACACCTTGATGGAACGGCAACTCGATCCGGTCGCGGCGGATATGTTGCGGGTGAGTCTGGAAGAGCGCGGTCTGCGTTTTCTGATGGGCGCGCAAACCGCCGCTCTGCTCGGCGAAGAACGGGTGCGCGCGGTGCATTTCAAGGATGGTCTGGAAATCCCGACAGATCTGGTGGTGATGGCCGTCGGCATCCGGCCCAATATCGAACTGGCCAAACAAACCGGGATTTACTGCGAGCGCGGCATTGTCGTCAACGACACCATGCAGACCTACGATCCGCGCGTGTACGCCGTTGGCGAGTGCGTGCAGCATCGTGGTCAGTGCTACGGGCTGGTTGCGCCCTTGTGGGAACAAGCCAAAGTCTGCGCTAATCACCTGGCGCGTTACGGCATCGGGCGCTATCAAGGCTCAGTGACCAGCACCAAGCTGAAAGTGACCGGAATCGATCTGTTTTCCGCTGGTAATTTCAACGGCGGACCGGACTGTGAAGAGATCGTCCTGCGCGATCCAGCGCGGGGCGTTTACAAGAAGCTGGTGGTCAAGGAAAACCGCGTACAGGGCGCGGTGCTGTATGGCGACACGGTCGACGGCAGTTGGTATTTCCAGTTGCTGCGGGAAAACACCGATATTGGCGCGTTTCGCGAAACCGTGTTGTTCGGCCACGCCCACATGGCGGATTCCGGACGCGACGGCTTCAGCGTGATGAGCATGGCCGATGACGCTGAAATCTGCGGCTGCAACGGCGTATGCAAGGGCGCGATCACCAAGGCGATTGCTGACAAAAAGTTGTTTACGCTCGACGAAGTGCGCGCCTACACCAAAGCCTCGGCCTCCTGCGGTTCCTGTACTGGCCTGGTTGAGCAAATCCTGGCCGCCACGGTCGGCACCATCGGCAAGACGCCTGCTGAGAAACCGATGTGTAAATGCACGGAATATAGCCACGATCAGGTCCGCCAGACGATCCGCGAACAACGTCTCACCAGTCTGCGCGCGGTGTTCAAATTCCTGGAATGGAAAACGCCGGATGGCTGTCATTCCTGCCGGCCCGCGATCAATTTCTATCTGATCTCCACTTGGCCGGGCGAGGCGCAAGACGATCAACAGTCGCGTTTCATCAATGAGCGCGTCCACGCCAACATTCAAAAAGACGGCACTTACTCGGTGGTGCCGCGCATGTGGGGCGGATTGACTAACCCCAAGGAGTTGCGCGCCATCGCCGACGTCGCTGACAAGTTCCAAATTCCCACCGTGAAAGTGACCGGCGGCCAGCGCATCGACCTGCTGGGCGTCAAGAAAGAGGACCTACCGAAAGTCTGGGCCGATTTGAACGCCGCTGGCATGGTCTCCGGCCACGCTTACGGCAAAAGCTTGCGTACGGTGAAAACCTGTGTCGGCACCGACTGGTGCCGGTTTGGCACGCAGGATTCGACGGGGCTGGGCGTCAAGCTGGAAAAGATGACCTGGGGTTCCTGGACACCGCACAAATTCAAAATGGCCGTGTCTGGCTGTCCGCGGAATTGCGCCGAAGCCACTATCAAGGATTTTGGCGTGGTCTGCGTCGATTCCGGTTATGAAATCCATGTCGGCGGTAATGGCGGCATCAAGATTCGCGGTACCGATTTGCTCTGCAAGTGTGCGACCGAAGAAGAGGTCAAGGAATACTGCTGCGCGTTCATGCAACTCTACCGGGAAGAAGGCCGCTACCTGGAACGCACCGCGCCGTGGATCGAGCGGGTGGGCCTGAGTTATGTAAAATCGCGCATCGTCGAGGACGAAGAAAACCGCAAGGCGCTTTATGCCCGGTTCCTCGAATCGCAAAAATATGCGCAGGTCGATCCCTGGACGGAACGCGCCAGCGGGCGGGTGGATGCTCACGAATTCCAGCCTTTGCGGCAAGTCGGCTAA
- a CDS encoding molybdopterin-dependent oxidoreductase produces the protein MTNSSGETVRTTCPYCGVGCGVKVAINADGSAQVAGDETHPANYGRLCSKGAALGETLSLDDRLLYPEIAGQRASWDEALNAVAEGFRRTVEEHGPDAVAFYVSGQLLTEDYYVANKLMKGGIGSANIDTNSRLCMSSSVAGHKRAFGSDTVPGCYEDLEEADLIVLVGSNLAWCHPVLYQRILAARERRGGKPKLVVIDPRRTTTCDAAETHLPLKPGSDTALFNGLLVHLHQQDQLNPEFLDQHVAGFWSAYQAAREVAPNVPAVAAQTGLPESEIAEFYGLWGRTRKVVTVYSQGVNQSAHGSDKVNVILNCHLATGRIGQPGMGPFSVTGQPNAMGGREVGGLANQLAAHMDFAPDDVERVQRFWQAPVIAHRPGLKAVELFQAVADGRIKALWIMGTNPVVSLPDADSAREALQCCPLVVVSDAVADTDTVRLAHIKLPALTWGEKEGTVTNSERRISRQRVFLPPPGEAQPDWWAVTQVARRLGFGALFPFESPAAIFREHAALSGFENEVGHRDFDISALAELADADYDALQPVQWPLPRSATAGAARLFGAGGFFTADRKACCIAVGPRGPAHTVNDSFPLVLNSGRIRDQWHTMTRTGKTARLTSHIPEPYLEIHPADALACGVSENTLARVHSRWGEMIVRVRTSPEQQPGSVFVPMHWGSPLAPRGRINAAVNPAVDPLSGQPESKHTPVRVQAYRPCWHGFLLCRQAMPPPDVEYRVSIRDRDCWRYELAGEMVVEHWPTWARGLLGDDPSWEWLEFADPSAGRYRGAVLVDGRLQACLFVAPSHELPLRGWLAGLFAVQNLDSAQRASLLAGRPGQGQRDQGRIVCACFGVGLNTLTTAIRAQQLTTPQAIGAALKAGTNCGSCVPELRQLIAQT, from the coding sequence GTGACGAACAGTTCTGGCGAAACCGTGCGCACAACCTGTCCCTATTGCGGCGTGGGTTGTGGCGTCAAGGTTGCCATTAATGCTGACGGTAGCGCGCAAGTCGCAGGTGATGAGACGCATCCGGCCAATTACGGACGGCTCTGCTCGAAGGGCGCGGCGCTGGGCGAAACGCTGAGTCTGGATGATCGCCTGCTGTACCCCGAAATCGCCGGGCAGCGCGCCTCATGGGATGAAGCATTGAATGCGGTTGCCGAGGGGTTTCGCCGCACGGTGGAAGAACATGGCCCCGATGCCGTGGCCTTCTACGTCTCTGGGCAATTGCTGACCGAAGATTACTACGTTGCCAACAAGTTGATGAAAGGCGGCATCGGCAGCGCCAATATCGACACCAATTCGCGATTGTGCATGTCCTCGTCAGTGGCGGGACACAAACGCGCCTTCGGTTCGGACACGGTGCCCGGTTGCTACGAAGACCTGGAGGAAGCGGATCTGATCGTCCTGGTTGGCTCCAATCTCGCCTGGTGCCATCCGGTGTTGTATCAACGCATTCTCGCCGCACGCGAGCGGCGCGGCGGCAAGCCCAAGCTGGTGGTGATCGACCCGCGCCGCACTACGACCTGCGACGCAGCTGAGACGCATTTGCCCCTCAAACCCGGTTCTGATACGGCGCTGTTCAACGGGTTACTGGTGCATCTTCATCAGCAGGACCAGCTCAACCCGGAATTTCTGGATCAACATGTCGCTGGTTTCTGGTCTGCGTACCAGGCGGCGCGCGAGGTTGCGCCCAATGTCCCTGCGGTGGCTGCCCAAACCGGTTTGCCGGAAAGCGAGATTGCCGAATTCTATGGATTGTGGGGACGTACCCGAAAGGTGGTGACTGTTTACTCACAAGGCGTCAACCAGTCCGCACACGGCAGCGATAAAGTCAACGTCATCCTCAACTGCCATCTGGCCACGGGCCGCATCGGTCAACCAGGCATGGGGCCATTCTCGGTCACCGGCCAGCCGAATGCGATGGGCGGGCGCGAAGTCGGCGGTTTGGCCAATCAATTGGCCGCACACATGGACTTTGCGCCGGATGATGTGGAGCGGGTGCAGCGTTTCTGGCAAGCGCCGGTCATCGCCCATCGTCCCGGTTTGAAAGCGGTTGAGTTGTTTCAGGCGGTTGCTGACGGGCGTATCAAGGCTCTCTGGATCATGGGCACCAATCCTGTCGTGAGCCTGCCTGACGCCGACAGCGCGCGTGAAGCCTTACAGTGCTGCCCACTGGTCGTTGTGTCCGATGCCGTTGCGGATACGGACACAGTACGTTTGGCGCACATCAAACTACCCGCGTTGACCTGGGGCGAAAAAGAGGGCACGGTGACCAATTCCGAGCGGCGGATTTCTCGCCAACGGGTCTTTCTGCCGCCGCCTGGCGAGGCGCAACCTGATTGGTGGGCGGTCACGCAAGTTGCCCGGCGGCTGGGATTCGGCGCGCTGTTTCCTTTTGAATCGCCGGCGGCCATTTTCCGTGAACATGCGGCTCTGTCGGGGTTTGAGAATGAAGTGGGCCACCGCGACTTCGATATCTCCGCGCTCGCCGAATTAGCCGATGCAGATTACGACGCCCTGCAACCGGTGCAGTGGCCGTTGCCGCGCAGCGCGACGGCAGGCGCGGCCCGTCTGTTCGGGGCTGGCGGATTCTTCACCGCCGATCGCAAAGCCTGCTGCATCGCGGTCGGCCCGCGCGGACCAGCGCATACCGTGAATGACAGCTTCCCGTTGGTACTCAACAGCGGGCGAATTCGCGATCAATGGCACACGATGACCCGCACCGGTAAGACCGCTCGGTTGACCAGCCACATCCCAGAACCCTATCTGGAGATTCATCCGGCGGATGCGCTGGCCTGCGGCGTCAGCGAAAATACCCTGGCGCGCGTCCATAGCCGCTGGGGTGAAATGATTGTCCGGGTGCGCACCAGTCCAGAGCAACAACCCGGCAGCGTTTTTGTCCCCATGCATTGGGGTTCGCCGCTGGCGCCGCGCGGGCGGATCAATGCGGCTGTAAATCCCGCTGTCGACCCGCTATCCGGCCAGCCTGAATCCAAGCATACGCCGGTGCGCGTCCAAGCCTATCGTCCCTGCTGGCACGGGTTTCTGCTTTGCCGCCAAGCAATGCCTCCTCCTGATGTTGAATACCGGGTCAGTATCCGTGACCGTGACTGTTGGCGCTACGAATTGGCGGGGGAAATGGTGGTCGAGCATTGGCCGACCTGGGCGCGCGGCCTGCTCGGCGATGACCCAAGTTGGGAATGGCTGGAGTTCGCTGACCCCAGTGCGGGCCGCTATCGAGGCGCGGTGCTGGTCGATGGCCGGTTGCAAGCTTGCCTGTTTGTCGCCCCTAGCCATGAACTGCCGCTACGCGGCTGGCTGGCCGGGCTATTTGCTGTTCAGAATCTCGATTCCGCCCAACGCGCCAGCTTGCTGGCAGGCCGACCGGGCCAGGGCCAGCGCGATCAAGGCCGCATCGTCTGCGCCTGTTTCGGAGTTGGGTTGAACACATTAACTACTGCAATTCGTGCACAGCAATTGACTACGCCGCAAGCGATTGGCGCCGCGCTGAAAGCAGGCACCAACTGCGGCTCCTGTGTGCCCGAGTTGCGGCAACTGATTGCCCAAACTTGA
- the nirD gene encoding nitrite reductase small subunit NirD: protein MHDWHEIGALDDIPRLGSRVVHTPHGNVAVFRAADDQVFALRDRCPHKGGPLSQGIVHGHRITCPLHNWVLELESGQAVAPDEGCATRYPVRLDNGRLWLGLNNVVSLSTAVPATA, encoded by the coding sequence ATGCATGACTGGCACGAAATCGGCGCGTTGGACGACATTCCCCGTCTGGGTTCGCGCGTGGTCCATACGCCGCACGGCAATGTGGCGGTTTTTCGCGCGGCGGACGATCAGGTATTCGCTCTGCGCGACCGTTGCCCGCACAAGGGCGGCCCGCTGTCGCAGGGCATCGTCCACGGTCACCGCATCACCTGCCCACTGCATAATTGGGTGCTGGAACTGGAAAGCGGTCAGGCGGTCGCGCCGGATGAGGGTTGCGCCACCCGCTACCCGGTGCGCTTGGACAACGGGCGGCTCTGGCTAGGGTTGAACAACGTAGTCAGCCTGTCAACGGCTGTTCCTGCAACCGCTTGA